The DNA sequence TTCTCCTCAGAGAGATTGGTGAGCATACTTGATGAGTTTGAAGAATTAATAGCACCATTGAACTTCTGAAATTCCGAATATTATTTTTTCTGATAATGATCCAATGGTAACAGCTGTCCGAGAAGATGGGAGCTGGTCAGTTATGACACCAGTATTGCAAGGAACTAGTAAAGAAGGTAAGTAGAGGGTAGTTTTTTTACTTAATACTGTTAGAAGTGTATAGCTCAGCACTTCCTAAATAAAATGTTCCTACGTTCGGTTAAACTGAAGATGTGGTCTTTATCTATTTATACCTTATGCTAGATCTCTTTGGCATTTGTTAGTTTTTCTAGTGTTCTACTTGCTGCTTTTATATACACTGTTTTTAAGGCCTTACTCACTACATTAAGCTGAATGACTTTCGATAACTATCTCCACTAAATCATTCAACTGCTTCTATTTATCCTAATAACCAATAGTATCTAACAATTACAATTTAGATATTTTAAACAATTAAAAATAACTTTGAATTGTTATTCTCACACTCCCTCTTAATTCAAGGTTCTAATTATTTTGCTCTCCGCAATTTCTTCTAGATGCACTTCTCACCAAATCCATGTTGATGCGtcttaaaaataaatcaaaactTTGAGTTATTATTCCTtagtttgattttttttggaagttGCAATTTATATTGTTTGTTTATGTTTCAAAAAAAACATCATGGACAGTTGAGATAACTGTAGCAGCTCACGACACAACTGGAGGGATGGCAACAAAAATATCAGAAGCCGCTATGATTGCAAGACAAGGGGTTGACGTCTACATTGTCAAGGTAAAAGGTCTTTTGGTTTTTCACCTACTAATTATACTACAACTGTCCCATAAGAATTCTCATTTTTACTTGCAAATGTTGAAATGGATTCTTTCCGGGGGTGGAGTAATACATTAAAGGAAAAAAAGAACTTATCACGAACCGGCATTTTAATTGGTGCAGGCAGCCACAAGTCACTCCGTAACTGCCTTGAGTGGAAGGTTAAAAGACGATATCCCTGAAGGCTGGCGTGGAACTGTCATAAGATTTGTCAGATAGAAGATATAGTTTAAGAGGAGATGACTATTTTACGCAAGTCTCATTatttgtaatcttgatatttgTCGAGACTGGGAGGATATTTTGGGTGATTGTAACTCATACAGGACATGTTTCAGAAATGTAAGCCTGAAGAGTTGACTAGAATGACAAGCTACTTCGTCCCCATCTTCTGAAGAGGGATATTATCTTCATCTCCTTGAATCTTAACTTGATCTGTGTTCCTTCCATCTTATCTCAGCTGGGTTGTAGACTAATAGGTAGATTATATTTTTTTGGCTCAGCTCTTTAGTTTTGCGATGTAACTTGAATAtagaaagaagaaattatgcTTTTCTTGTGaaagaattaataaattaaaagTTTTGGAATTCCGTGGTTCTGCTTGATAATTTGGCAAGTCGTGCATTTGAGGCTAGGTCTTTCACCTTTGGGTTAAAAATTTACTTGTAGCTTTTCCCTAGTAGTGCATCATTTCTTTCATGTCTCCTCAATCCTGTGTTATGTTTCAAATTGTTGGTGCAGACATATTAATGAAGATTTCTAAGGGTTACCTTCATAAGATCCAAACAGGAAGTTGCAATGAAACTATTTTTAAAGTGAATGAGAAATTGTCTCAACGACTTCAAACTGATTTTTTTAGAACTATGTTGTTTTGGCATTACAGGTGTACAATCTAGTATCAGTAATGGTCCATGGACTATAGAACAGTAGTAAGTAGCAGTTCCAATTAGTTGTTGATCTGATAAAGAAGTTCTAAAAAAACTTGATCTAAAATATTAATAGCCTCATGCTCTCAACTACAATGTAAAAAGGGCACCAGCTATAAAATATAAAAAGGGCACCAGTTGGTCACAATTGATAATGTAAACAAAAGGTCAAGGTTCATAAAGAGTATAAACACTGCCAGCATACTAGTAGCAGCACATTCATTTCAGAGTCATTCAAACAGTAACAAAAATACAAATCAAACAAAGCTGGAATCTCTAGATATGGTATGGGCTTATGCCTCGTGACCACCATAATTCCGGTGTTAAACTTCATGAAAATGGTGGCATAAGTACACCCTCACACTGGAGCAAATTACTTGGGACCGATATCCTTGAGAGCATTGATCTGCTCCTCACCCATGGCTGACATGACCGACACAACCAGGTCCTTCCCATCATTAAATCCATCCGTGATCTGTTTAAATTTTCTTGTCAGTACAAAGAAACTAAGCATCACAAGACAAAAGAAAGTACATCCTCCTGAGATATAAGTTGTCAACCTGAGAAAGGAGAGTTTCATCAGTTGGAAGCTTCAGGTCATCCTTTGTATTCCCGTTGTCAGTGAGCAAACTCACCTACAACATTTTATTATGATTAGTAAAAGATTATATTAGTCGAATCAAAAGGAAATGCAAAATAAATGGTCATAATATACATACAAATCCATCCTCAGAAATATCAATAAGCTGATAATCAGTACGGGTGACATGAGGGACCTACAAAAACGCATCTTTGTTTAGTAGAGAACAAATGACCGTAAAAAGAACACACTAGATGTTGAAAACTAAAGACGAGGTGCAATACAAATTAAACTTAGAAGATGAACAGTGAACACACATCACAATTGTGGGAAGATGGAACAATATCTTCGAGCTTCTTCCCATTGAATATGTCAATAGCAACAAAGTGACATTTAGCATGTCCATGCTTTCCTGTCTTGGAAGTTGAGACCTCCACAACCTACATAAATCACAAACATTCATATAATCACAACCATAAATCACCTCCGTATCTCATATATAAGAAAAACAAGAGTGATACACAAGGATAACAAACAACAATCAAAAATGAGAAAACTACAACAGAATGAGATCCAGAATCCAAAATCCAACTAATGAATATAACACTACATTATTAGCTCATAAACCCCAAGTCCAAAGACTGCAGAGAAGAAAACACTACTTGACCAGAaaccaatttcaattctaaacataTCAATTCTACATCAAGAATCTGCTCACATGAATTCTACAAAATAGCAAGTATACTGTAAAAGCTCGATTTATCAACCAACCCCTATAATTTAACGtaattacaatcaaatcaaatagGCTCCGGACTTAAGCTCATTAATCACAATTGACACATGTCTAGGCAGACTATTAGAGTCTAGACAACAATAACAGTAAATATCAGTAAAAACTGAATCAAAAATGGACCACTTACATTAGACATAACTAGTAATATAGCCCATGCTTCGcacataataataataaaatcaaatatatgACCTC is a window from the Apium graveolens cultivar Ventura chromosome 1, ASM990537v1, whole genome shotgun sequence genome containing:
- the LOC141673286 gene encoding eukaryotic translation initiation factor 5A-4 codes for the protein MSDEEHQFESKADAGASKTYPQQAGTIRKGGYIVIKGRACKVVEVSTSKTGKHGHAKCHFVAIDIFNGKKLEDIVPSSHNCDVPHVTRTDYQLIDISEDGFVSLLTDNGNTKDDLKLPTDETLLSQITDGFNDGKDLVVSVMSAMGEEQINALKDIGPK